The Iamia sp. SCSIO 61187 genomic sequence AGCGGATCGAGGAGCGCTCCGCCGCCGCCGGGCGCCAGGACACCTCCGCCCGGGCGGACGCCATCGACGCCTCGACCGACGACCTCGAGGCCATGCTCGCCGACCTGGCCGACCCGATGCCGGAGACCGCCGAGGACCGGGCCGTCGTCGAGCCCTGGCTGGCCGACTACGCCCAGCTCCTCGAGGACCGGCGCGACTACGCCGACGCCGTCCGGGTCGACCCCGACGCCCGCTTCCTCACCACCGAGAAGTTCAACGACCCCCTCGACCGGGTGGTGCAGACCTTCGCCGAGGTCAACGACATGCCCTCCTGCGTCCCCGCCGGCGACGTGGGCTGACGCCCGCGCGCCGACCCGAGGCCCTACTCCCCCAGCTCGCGGGCGACGGCGAGGCCCCGGTGCACCAGCCGCCGGGTGCTGGCGTCGGCGTCGACGGCGTCGAGGTCGGCGTCCCCGGTGACCCAGGTGGCGCCGGTCGACTCGTCGTTGTGGGCGACGACGGCGTCGGCCCGGGCGAGGAGCAGGAACCGCAGGTCGTGGTGCACGTGGAAGGAGCCGTCCGGGTAGGCCACGTCGTGGACGTCGAGGTCGACGGCGGGCAGGACCGGGCGGAGGCCGGCCAGGCCCGTCTCCTCGGCCGCCTCGCGGCAGGCCGCCGCCAGCAGGTTGCCGTCACCGTCGACGTGGCCGCCGGGCTGGAACCACCGCCCCAGCTTGCGGTGGCGGAGGAGCAGGGCGCCCCGGCCCGGGGCCACGACCACCGCCGAGGCGGTGAGGTGGTCCGGCAGCGAGCGCCGGTCGAGGGGGTCGTCGGGGCCGTCGCACAGCGCCAGGACCCGGTCCCGCACCCCGTCGAGCGCGGCCGGCAGGACGGCCGCGGCCACCTGCTGGCGGGCCAGGTCCCGGTCGTCGGGTCGGGGCGCGACGCGGGGGTCGTCGGGGGCGAGGGCCTCCCAGGCGGTCTCGGTCATCGGCCGAGCCTGGCAGGTCGGGGCACCGGGCTCAGCGGGGCCGGCCCGACACGTCGGGCTGGCCCGGGAGGTACCACCGCCACGGCAGGTCGGCCCCGGCGGAGAGCCCGATCCGCGGGCTGGTGGCCGGGGCGACGGGGAGGGGGGCGCCATCGGTGGCGAGGGTGACGGACCGATCGGCCCGCACCAGGTCGGCGCCGTCGTGGGTCCCGTCGATCCCCAGCGCCTGGCAGAGGCGGGCCGGCCCGGAGGTCAGGTCCCGGTCCCGGCGGGCCTTGGGGCGGGCGGCCCGGATGGCGTCGAGCCCGGCCACCGGGGCCCCGGCCCGCAGGAGCACGGCCCCGGCCTCGCCGGCCGGGCCGCACACGACGTTGGCGCACCAGTGCATCCCGTAGG encodes the following:
- a CDS encoding NUDIX domain-containing protein; translated protein: MTETAWEALAPDDPRVAPRPDDRDLARQQVAAAVLPAALDGVRDRVLALCDGPDDPLDRRSLPDHLTASAVVVAPGRGALLLRHRKLGRWFQPGGHVDGDGNLLAAACREAAEETGLAGLRPVLPAVDLDVHDVAYPDGSFHVHHDLRFLLLARADAVVAHNDESTGATWVTGDADLDAVDADASTRRLVHRGLAVARELGE
- a CDS encoding DNA-3-methyladenine glycosylase, giving the protein MARRRRLPRSFYARDPLEVAPDLLGTLLVHGGRVVRIVEVEAYCGTDDPGSHAYRGPTPRTEVMFGPPGHLYVYFSYGMHWCANVVCGPAGEAGAVLLRAGAPVAGLDAIRAARPKARRDRDLTSGPARLCQALGIDGTHDGADLVRADRSVTLATDGAPLPVAPATSPRIGLSAGADLPWRWYLPGQPDVSGRPR